In one Brevibacillus composti genomic region, the following are encoded:
- a CDS encoding small acid-soluble spore protein H, translating to MNTQRAKEIAESPVMARVTFNEVPVYIQHVDEDTEMARIFPLDEPEREQSVPVRSLVEHD from the coding sequence CTGAACACCCAACGCGCGAAGGAAATCGCCGAGTCCCCGGTTATGGCCCGTGTTACCTTTAACGAAGTCCCCGTCTACATCCAGCATGTCGACGAGGATACGGAGATGGCCCGCATCTTTCCCCTCGACGAGCCGGAGAGGGAGCAGAGCGTCCCGGTCCGCAGCCTGGTTGAACATGATTAG
- the cls gene encoding cardiolipin synthase gives MELFQQIYAGLSIINLLLAAVLIFMERRNIASTWAWLMVLLFLPGVGFVLYLLFGQRLSRRKLYKLKEGEFSRYRVALEKQKQEIESNSIRFHDPAMVDHRNMIHMNLVSDAALFTQDNEIDLYTEGHGKFEALFACIDQARDHIHLQYYIIRDDALGQRLIQALTERARQGVKVRLLYDAVGSSELTRRFFRPLVEAGGEVAAFFQSPIPYVNMWVNFRNHRKLVIIDGVIGFIGGFNVGNEYLGLDKRLGYWRDTHLKIVGNAVHLLQARFYLDWNLTGQGKRRMEDEVRYFPRIEGKGKVGVQIVSSGPNSEKQQIKHGYLKMIYNAKERIYLQSPYLIPDESLLTALKMAAMSGVDVRVMIPGRADHKLVYWASQSYLGELLKSGVRCYLYEKGFLHAKTMVVDGQIASVGSANLDIRSFKINFETNAFLFDTGMAKRLERIFREDLAECHEVTREEYENRPLKAKLQESLTRLLSPIL, from the coding sequence ATGGAACTGTTTCAACAAATCTATGCCGGCTTGTCCATCATCAATCTGCTGTTGGCAGCGGTATTGATTTTTATGGAAAGGCGCAATATCGCCTCCACCTGGGCCTGGCTGATGGTTCTGTTGTTTTTGCCGGGTGTGGGGTTTGTGCTCTACCTCTTGTTTGGCCAAAGGCTTTCCCGTAGAAAGCTGTATAAATTGAAGGAAGGGGAATTTTCCCGTTATCGGGTAGCGCTGGAAAAGCAGAAGCAGGAGATTGAGTCCAACAGCATCCGCTTCCACGATCCGGCGATGGTCGACCACCGCAATATGATCCACATGAATCTGGTGAGCGACGCAGCGCTGTTTACCCAGGATAATGAGATTGATTTGTATACAGAGGGACACGGCAAATTCGAAGCGCTGTTTGCCTGTATCGACCAGGCGCGTGATCATATCCACCTGCAGTATTACATTATCCGCGACGATGCGCTGGGACAGCGGCTCATCCAGGCGCTGACGGAGCGGGCGCGGCAGGGCGTGAAGGTGAGGCTGCTCTACGATGCCGTCGGCTCCTCGGAGCTGACACGGCGATTTTTCCGGCCGCTGGTCGAGGCGGGAGGAGAAGTGGCGGCGTTTTTCCAATCCCCGATCCCGTATGTGAATATGTGGGTCAATTTCCGCAATCATCGGAAGCTGGTGATCATCGACGGCGTGATCGGCTTCATCGGCGGCTTCAACGTCGGCAATGAATACCTGGGGCTGGACAAGAGGCTGGGGTACTGGCGCGACACGCATCTCAAGATCGTCGGCAACGCCGTCCACTTGTTGCAGGCCCGTTTTTACCTCGATTGGAATCTGACCGGGCAGGGGAAGCGGCGAATGGAGGATGAAGTGCGCTATTTCCCCAGGATCGAGGGAAAGGGAAAGGTGGGCGTGCAGATCGTCTCCAGCGGTCCCAACTCGGAGAAACAGCAGATCAAGCACGGCTACCTGAAGATGATCTACAACGCCAAAGAGCGCATCTACCTGCAGTCGCCCTATCTGATCCCGGATGAGAGCCTGTTGACGGCTTTGAAAATGGCCGCGATGTCCGGCGTGGATGTCCGGGTCATGATCCCCGGCCGGGCCGATCACAAACTGGTCTACTGGGCCTCGCAGTCCTACCTGGGCGAGCTGCTCAAAAGCGGTGTGCGCTGCTATCTGTATGAGAAGGGCTTTTTGCATGCCAAAACCATGGTCGTCGACGGACAGATCGCCTCCGTGGGCTCGGCCAATCTGGATATACGCAGCTTCAAGATCAACTTCGAGACCAATGCCTTTTTGTTTGATACCGGGATGGCGAAGCGGCTGGAGAGAATTTTCCGGGAGGATCTGGCCGAGTGCCATGAGGTGACGCGGGAGGAGTACGAGAATCGCCCGCTGAAGGCGAAGCTGCAAGAGTCGCTCACCAGGCTGCTGTCGCCGATTTTGTAA
- a CDS encoding DUF4391 domain-containing protein, producing the protein MFQLPSSTLVNRKIPKNKFYEKLHANQHLKELFTEQVESIIWKHKLSKETIRLDPKDDIEEIQIFEIHLKEQTYSLDLLRNIDKAIPYPILHVLMYDGQAKLAIAYKERNQTDDNRSVVRSYHETDWQPVESIKLDILQGLDLKAVYENIIRQLLPIKVKPEIELTAVLERQAQIDKLTQECQRLESKIRAEKQFNKKVELNMELQRKRKELNQLLD; encoded by the coding sequence ATGTTTCAATTGCCGTCAAGTACACTCGTAAACCGCAAAATTCCGAAGAACAAATTTTATGAGAAGCTGCATGCAAACCAACATCTGAAGGAATTGTTTACTGAACAAGTCGAATCGATCATCTGGAAACACAAGTTATCCAAGGAGACGATTCGTCTCGATCCGAAAGACGACATTGAAGAAATTCAGATATTCGAGATTCATTTGAAGGAGCAAACCTACTCCCTTGACTTGCTGCGGAATATTGACAAGGCGATCCCTTATCCCATTTTGCATGTCTTAATGTATGATGGTCAGGCCAAGCTCGCTATCGCCTACAAAGAGCGAAATCAAACCGACGACAATCGGTCTGTAGTTCGTTCCTACCATGAGACGGACTGGCAGCCGGTGGAGAGTATCAAACTCGACATTCTCCAAGGACTCGATCTGAAGGCTGTTTACGAGAACATCATCCGTCAACTGCTTCCCATCAAGGTGAAGCCGGAAATCGAGCTTACAGCCGTTTTGGAGCGGCAAGCCCAAATTGACAAGCTGACGCAAGAATGCCAACGGCTAGAGTCCAAGATACGGGCCGAAAAACAATTCAACAAGAAAGTTGAATTGAACATGGAACTGCAACGAAAGAGAAAAGAATTGAATCAACTACTTGATTAA
- a CDS encoding helicase-related protein, whose translation MEIINNIDNLLGENLKLEVRKGSKVSIAASCFSIYAYEALMKELNQVEEVRFIFTSPTFIADSIKKEKREFYIPKRNREKSLYGTEFEIRLKNELTLKAIAKECSDWIRKKVTFKSNRTSGSMQGMLNVQTANEPITYMPIDGFTTVDLGYEKGNALSKMVNKFTEAPFTKMYFDLFDQVWNDKSKLEDVTNQVVEHISSVYKENSPEFIYYVILYNIFNEFLSDITEDILPNEATGFKETEIWKRLYHFQKDAVLGAINKLEKYNGCILADSVGLGKTFTALGIIKYYELRNKSVLLLCPKKLGDNWLTYKQNVTNNILYADRFRYDVLYHTDISRERGKSNDIPLDRLNWGNYDLLVIDESHNFRNNEAKKDKETRYQKLMRKVLKSGVKTKVLMLSATPVNNKFMDLRNQLALAYEGNPEEINSKLGTERGINDIFKRAQSAFNQWSKMDVAERTTETLLGMLDFDFFELLDSLTIARSRKHIQKYYKAEEIGEFPRRLPPLSKFCDLTDRADVIGYNEIFIELSRINLGIYAPFKYIQPSRLRFYEELYDTSVRGGSGNFRQMDREGSLQLLMRINLLKRLESSVESFRLTLSKIVSKIDQTLQQIEAFEGSGKSDAVGYTDIEDANLDDDDWLDDDFSIGDTIKINLTDMDVLRWKEDLTNDRNILSALLTEMRKVTPEHDAKLNTLKQVIDHKINHPINPGNRKVIIFSAFTDTAAYLYTHLSEYMKAKYNIDTAKIVGSDENKNTAGLRNDISTLLTCFSPRSKEKKLTMPDVKGEIDLLIASDCISEGQNLQDCDYLINYDIHWNPVRIIQRFGRIDRIGSQNKEIQLVNFWPNMTLDEYIQLKERVENRMVIMDMTATGDDNVLFNQSSDLEYRKQQLHRLQKEVVDLDDMNTGVSITDLGLNDFRMDLVNYVKENGELDTVPSGLHAVVAADEEKGAKPGVIFVLRNVNEELNPDKQNRLHPFYLVYMSEDGEVITNHMDVKKTLDILRALCRGQSEPMMDACRSFNQATKDGKKMDMYSMLLQETIRSIVQVKVENDLDSLFSSGGTTALIDSIKGLEDFELLTFVVIR comes from the coding sequence ATGGAAATCATCAATAATATCGACAATCTTCTCGGCGAAAATTTGAAACTTGAAGTTCGCAAAGGCAGCAAAGTATCGATTGCTGCATCATGCTTCTCCATTTATGCATATGAAGCCTTAATGAAAGAACTGAATCAGGTGGAAGAAGTCCGGTTCATCTTCACCTCTCCCACCTTTATTGCGGATAGCATAAAAAAGGAGAAGCGGGAATTTTATATCCCGAAACGGAACCGGGAAAAAAGCTTGTACGGCACCGAATTTGAAATCCGGCTCAAAAACGAATTGACACTCAAAGCGATTGCAAAAGAGTGCAGTGACTGGATTCGTAAAAAAGTCACGTTCAAATCGAACCGTACTTCAGGTTCAATGCAAGGCATGCTGAATGTGCAGACTGCAAACGAGCCGATCACCTATATGCCGATCGATGGCTTTACGACCGTTGATCTTGGTTATGAAAAGGGCAATGCTCTCTCCAAGATGGTGAACAAGTTCACAGAAGCTCCGTTTACCAAAATGTATTTCGATCTGTTCGATCAGGTATGGAATGACAAAAGCAAGCTTGAAGATGTCACGAACCAGGTTGTGGAGCATATTTCATCGGTGTATAAAGAGAACTCTCCGGAGTTCATTTACTATGTCATTTTGTACAATATTTTCAACGAGTTCCTATCGGACATCACAGAAGACATATTGCCCAACGAAGCAACTGGATTCAAAGAGACGGAAATCTGGAAACGTCTCTATCACTTCCAGAAAGACGCGGTTCTTGGTGCGATTAATAAACTGGAAAAATACAATGGATGCATCCTGGCAGACAGCGTCGGTCTGGGGAAAACATTCACGGCTCTTGGCATCATTAAATACTATGAACTTCGCAACAAGTCCGTATTGTTGCTATGTCCCAAGAAGCTCGGCGACAACTGGCTTACATATAAACAGAACGTGACCAACAACATCCTGTATGCCGACCGTTTCCGCTATGATGTACTCTACCACACGGACATATCGCGGGAAAGAGGCAAATCAAACGATATCCCGCTTGATCGGTTGAACTGGGGTAATTACGATCTGCTCGTCATTGATGAGTCGCATAACTTCCGCAACAACGAAGCCAAGAAAGATAAAGAGACGCGGTATCAGAAGCTGATGCGGAAAGTGTTGAAAAGCGGCGTGAAAACGAAAGTGCTCATGCTCTCCGCTACTCCGGTGAACAACAAATTCATGGATCTTCGCAACCAGCTTGCCTTGGCTTATGAAGGAAATCCAGAGGAAATCAACAGCAAGTTGGGGACGGAGCGGGGGATTAACGACATCTTCAAACGAGCTCAGTCCGCGTTTAACCAATGGTCTAAGATGGATGTTGCTGAACGTACAACGGAGACGCTTCTTGGTATGCTCGACTTCGACTTTTTTGAGCTGCTGGACAGCTTGACGATCGCTCGGTCACGCAAGCATATCCAGAAGTATTACAAAGCGGAGGAGATCGGCGAGTTCCCAAGGCGGCTGCCGCCTCTCTCGAAGTTTTGCGATTTGACCGACAGAGCGGATGTTATCGGGTATAATGAAATCTTTATAGAATTGTCCAGAATCAATCTCGGCATCTATGCACCATTCAAATATATTCAACCGAGCCGATTGCGTTTCTATGAAGAGTTGTATGACACCAGTGTAAGGGGCGGTAGCGGGAACTTCAGGCAGATGGATCGCGAAGGCAGCTTGCAGCTCTTGATGCGGATCAACCTGCTGAAACGCCTGGAAAGTTCGGTGGAGTCGTTCCGATTGACCCTTTCCAAGATTGTCTCCAAAATCGATCAGACGCTACAGCAAATCGAAGCCTTCGAGGGAAGCGGGAAATCCGACGCTGTAGGTTATACCGATATTGAGGATGCCAATCTGGACGATGACGATTGGCTGGACGATGATTTCAGCATCGGGGATACAATCAAGATCAATTTGACCGATATGGATGTTCTTCGCTGGAAAGAAGATTTGACGAATGACCGCAACATTCTTTCCGCCTTGCTGACCGAAATGCGGAAAGTAACGCCTGAACATGATGCGAAGCTAAACACATTAAAGCAAGTTATCGATCACAAAATCAATCATCCAATCAACCCCGGCAACCGCAAGGTCATCATTTTCAGTGCGTTCACGGATACCGCAGCATACTTGTACACGCATTTATCCGAGTATATGAAGGCCAAGTACAATATCGATACGGCCAAAATCGTCGGCAGCGATGAGAACAAAAACACCGCTGGTTTACGGAATGATATCAGCACATTGCTGACTTGCTTCTCGCCGCGATCCAAGGAAAAGAAGCTGACCATGCCGGATGTCAAAGGCGAGATTGATCTGCTCATTGCTTCCGATTGTATTTCTGAGGGGCAAAACTTGCAAGATTGCGACTATCTGATCAACTATGACATTCACTGGAACCCGGTGCGGATCATTCAACGATTTGGCCGAATAGACCGGATCGGTTCGCAGAACAAGGAAATTCAATTGGTGAACTTCTGGCCCAACATGACGCTGGATGAATACATTCAGTTAAAAGAACGGGTTGAGAATCGCATGGTCATCATGGATATGACGGCAACCGGCGATGATAACGTTCTGTTCAATCAATCCAGCGATCTGGAATATCGGAAGCAGCAACTTCATCGTTTGCAGAAGGAAGTCGTCGATCTGGATGATATGAACACGGGCGTCTCCATCACCGATTTGGGCCTGAACGATTTTCGCATGGACTTGGTGAACTATGTCAAGGAGAACGGAGAACTTGATACCGTTCCGAGCGGACTGCATGCGGTTGTGGCTGCTGACGAAGAGAAGGGAGCAAAGCCCGGCGTCATCTTTGTTCTTCGCAACGTTAATGAGGAACTGAATCCCGACAAGCAGAACCGGCTGCATCCCTTCTATCTCGTCTACATGAGCGAAGATGGTGAAGTCATCACCAATCATATGGATGTCAAAAAGACGCTGGATATCCTGCGAGCTCTATGCAGAGGGCAATCCGAACCGATGATGGATGCTTGCCGCAGTTTCAATCAAGCGACGAAAGACGGCAAAAAGATGGACATGTATTCCATGCTGCTCCAAGAAACCATCCGCTCGATTGTACAGGTGAAAGTAGAAAACGATCTGGATAGCTTGTTCAGTTCGGGAGGTACGACAGCATTGATCGACTCGATTAAAGGGCTTGAGGACTTTGAACTCCTCACCTTTGTCGTTATCAGGTAG
- a CDS encoding zinc-ribbon domain-containing protein: MFCTNCGRKYREDENFCAQCGKPVNRGNISENDQPQSMR, encoded by the coding sequence GTGTTTTGCACGAATTGCGGACGCAAGTATCGCGAAGATGAAAACTTCTGTGCTCAATGCGGAAAACCTGTAAACCGGGGTAATATATCCGAGAATGATCAACCGCAGAGCATGCGTTAA
- a CDS encoding CxxH/CxxC protein — MEKIRESIRIDGKEAELHQEHPVRFVCMEHLDTQIDEYVDEFEVAPDTYRAESIEGKQLDKRCRECGAPAEVALLHEKGM, encoded by the coding sequence ATGGAAAAAATCAGAGAATCGATTCGGATCGACGGCAAAGAGGCAGAGCTGCATCAGGAGCACCCGGTTCGTTTTGTCTGCATGGAGCATCTCGATACGCAAATCGATGAATACGTGGATGAATTCGAAGTAGCACCCGATACGTACCGGGCGGAGTCCATCGAGGGCAAGCAGCTGGACAAGCGCTGCCGGGAATGCGGGGCACCTGCCGAGGTGGCATTGTTGCACGAGAAGGGAATGTAG
- the rlmH gene encoding 23S rRNA (pseudouridine(1915)-N(3))-methyltransferase RlmH, with product MQITIVSVGKLKEKYLREGIEEYAKRLSAYCRLQIVEVSDEKAPEELSASEMEQVKRKEGERILAQIKPDHYVIALAIEGQMWSSEKLSAEMDKLALHGRSQLAFVIGGSLGLSAEVLKRSDLQLSFSKMTFPHQLVRLMLVEQVYRAFRIGRGEPYHR from the coding sequence ATGCAGATCACGATTGTGAGCGTGGGGAAGCTGAAGGAGAAATATCTGCGGGAGGGGATCGAGGAGTACGCCAAGCGCCTCTCCGCCTACTGCCGGCTGCAGATCGTAGAAGTCAGCGACGAAAAGGCCCCGGAAGAGCTGAGCGCCAGCGAGATGGAGCAAGTGAAGCGCAAGGAGGGCGAGCGCATCCTGGCGCAGATCAAGCCGGATCATTACGTGATCGCGCTGGCGATCGAAGGGCAGATGTGGTCGTCGGAGAAGCTCTCGGCGGAGATGGACAAGCTGGCTCTGCACGGGCGGAGCCAGCTGGCTTTTGTGATCGGCGGATCGCTGGGGCTGTCGGCTGAGGTGCTGAAGCGCTCGGATCTGCAGCTGTCGTTTTCGAAGATGACCTTTCCGCATCAGCTGGTGAGGCTGATGCTGGTGGAGCAGGTTTATCGGGCGTTTCGGATTGGGAGGGGGGAACCGTATCATCGCTAA
- a CDS encoding ankyrin repeat domain-containing protein: protein MGKLGARRSDGADSTRSNAILVAAGNKNMKIIELLLKHGANPNYMSAGKTALNYAVENDDIEMAKYLLDSGADPNVSTESAIWKAVEKGSTKMVKILLDYGADPNRTIVNNKYLLQFAKDSGLTEIAELLKNAGTKESKRG from the coding sequence ATGGGAAAACTTGGTGCCAGAAGAAGTGATGGAGCTGACTCCACTCGATCCAATGCCATATTAGTGGCTGCCGGAAACAAAAATATGAAAATCATAGAGCTTCTATTGAAACACGGAGCCAATCCCAACTACATGAGTGCAGGAAAAACGGCTTTGAATTACGCTGTAGAAAATGATGATATTGAAATGGCCAAGTATCTTTTGGATTCGGGTGCCGACCCAAATGTAAGCACTGAATCGGCGATATGGAAAGCGGTAGAAAAAGGTTCAACCAAAATGGTCAAAATATTGCTGGACTATGGGGCCGATCCGAATCGAACTATCGTCAACAATAAATATTTGCTGCAATTCGCCAAGGACTCTGGACTGACAGAGATAGCTGAATTGTTAAAAAATGCTGGAACAAAAGAGAGCAAACGAGGTTAG